A stretch of DNA from bacterium:
AGGTGCGTGCCGGTGAGCCCGCAGTCCTCGCGGATGAAGTCGGCGAGCGTCTTGCGCGGTTCGACGCGCCCGCGATACGCGCGTCCGTTGACCGTCAGCGTCACGTCGCGCGGCGTCATGGTGTCGCGCTCCCGCGCCCTCATGCGGCGCTCCCGCCGCGCGTCTTCGGTGCGCGCCGCACGCCCGGCGGCGCGTCCGCACGGCCGAGCGCCTCGCGCAGCGCCCGCACCGTCAGGACGCCCGCGACGTGCCGCCGGTAGTCCGCGGAGGCGTGCAGATCGCCGTCCGGCTCGATCGCGCTCCGCACCGCGTCCGCGGCGTGCTGCCACAGGTCTTCGGACGGGCGGGATCCGGTCAAGAGGCGCTCCGCCGCGTCCGCCCGCACGGGCGCCGGTCCGACCCCGGTGAGCCCGATGCGGGCCTCGGTGATCACCCCGCCGCGGAGCGCGAGCACCACGCCCACGCCCGCGAGCGCGAAGTCCCCGTGACGGCGGGCGATTTCCATCCACGACCAGCCGGCGCCGCGGGGAAGCGCCGGGACCCGCACTTCGGTCAGCAACTCGCGCGCGTCGATCGACGTCGTGAGGTAGGTGACGAACAGGTCTGCCGCGCGGATCGTCCGCGCGCCCTTCGGGCCGCGCACGGTCACTTCCCCGCCGAGGGCCGCGAGCACCGCGGGGATCTCCGCCGCGGGATCCGCGTGCGCGACGCTGCCGCCGATCGTCCCGCGGTTGCGGATCTGCGGATGGCCCACCCAGCCGAGCGCGTCGCGCAGCAGCGGACACCGCGACGCGACGAGGGGGGAGCGTTCCGCGGCGCGCTGGCGCACCAGCGCGCCGATTTTCAGGACTCCGCGCGCCTCCCGCAGCCCGTCGAGTCCGCGCACGCGGTTCACGTCCACGATCACCCGCGGACGCGCGAGGCGCATGTTCATGAGCGGGACGAGACTCTGGCCGCCGGCCAGCACCTTCGCGTCGTCGCCGTGGGCCGCGAGCAAGCCCACCGCCTCCTCGATCGTGCGGGGCGCATGGTATTCGAAGGCGGCCGGCTTCACCGGTCCCCTTGTCCCGACGCGGAGGGATTCGCCGGCGCGGCGCCCGCGGCGCCGCCGAACTGCTGCTCGAGGCATTTGAAGAACTGTCCGATCAGCATCTTCCCGACGCCGCTCAGCATCCGCTGGCCGACGCCCGCGATGAGGCCGCCCACCTGGATGTCGCCGACCCACCGCAGCAGCGTCTCGTTGCCTTGGGGCTCGAGGTCGACCGTGCCTTCGCCCCTCATGAAGCCGGCGCCGCCCGAGCCCTCCAGCACGATCTTGTAGTGCTTCGGCGCCTGCTTGTCGGTGATCGTGAGCGTGCCGGCGTACGTGCCTTTCACCGCCGCGATCCCGATCGAGAGCGTGGCCTTGTACTTGTCGGGCCCGTCCGGCGTGAGCTCCTTCAACCCGGGCGTGCAGCGGCGCAGCGCCTCCGGGTCGTTGATCGTGTTCCACACCGTTTCCACGGGCGCGGGCAGGGTGTTGGTGCCGTCGAGTTTCATCTGGACCTCCGTGCTTCTGTGATCATCTGATAGAGCCGGCTCGGGTTGAGCGGCATCGCCGTCACGTGCACGCCGAGCGGCGCGAGCGCGTCGTCGAGCGCCTGGGCCAGCACCGCGGGCACCGGGATGACCCCGGCTTCGCCCGCGCCCTTCACGCCGAGCGGATTGAGCGGGGACGGCGTTTCGAGGTGGTCGACGTCGATCGGCGGCAGGTCGGCGGCCGTGGGCAGCAGGTAATCCATGAAGGTCGTGCTGAGCGGCTGCGCCTGCTCGTCGTAAACCAGCTGCTCCCAGAAGGCGCCGCCGAGTCCCTGCGCCACGCCGCCGTGGATCTGGCCCTCGAGCACGGTCGGGTTGATCACACGGCCGCAGTCGTGCACGACCACATAACGATGGAAGACCAGGGTGCCGGTCTCCGGGTCGGCCTCGACGATGCAGGCGTGGACGCCGTTGGCGAACGTGCCCTGGGGCGGGGCGAAGTAGCGGATCGCTTCGAGGCCCGGGCCGTCCCACTCCGCCGGCATCGCGAAGCGGAGCGGATTGGCGGCCAGCGCCACGTCGCCGAGCGGCACCGCGCGCGCCGGCACGCCGCGGACAAAGGCCGCGCCGTTGGCCAGCTCGATCTCGGCGGCCGGCGCTTCGAGGATGCCCGCCGCGACGAGCTGGGCCTTTTCGCGCACCGCGTTGGCGGCGAGCGCCACCGCGTTGCCGGCCACCGTCGCGGCGCGGCTCGCGAACGTGCCGGTGCCCCACCCGAACAACCCCGTATCGCCGGTGTGCACGATCACGTCGCGCGGGTGCACGCCGAGCGCGTCCGCGGCGAGCTGGGCGAACGACGTCGCGTGGCCCTGGCCCTGCGTGCCGACGCCCGTCGCCACGGCCACGCGGCCGGACGGCTCGACCGTCACGCGCGCGCCCTCGTAGGGGCCGATCCCCGTGCCTTCGACGTAGCAGCCGATGCCGAGCCCGGCATAGCGGCCTTCCGCGCGCAGCGCCCGCTGCCGCGCCGGCCACCCCGCGTAGTCGATCATCTCGAGCGCGCGCTCGAGGCACGCCGGGTAGTTGCCGCTGTCGTAGCGGAGCGGCGCCTGATCTTGATAGATGAGGCCGACGTCGTACGGAAACGCGTCGGGCGGAATCAGGTTGCGCCGGCGGACGTCGGCGCGGTCGATGCCGAGCTCGCGCGCCACGCGGTCGAGGAGGCGTTCCATCACGAACACGCCGTGCGGCCGGCCGGCCCCGCGATAGGGGCTCACGCTGGTCTTGTTCGTGAACACGGCCTGAAACTCGCAGTGGTAGGCCGGGAGGCGGTACGGGCCCGGGAGCGTCGTGCCGGCGACGATCGGCACGATGAGCCCGTACGGGTTGTAGGCGCCGGCGTCGTACAGGAACACCGTTCGCACCGCCAGGATGCGGCCGTCCGCGTCCACCGCGATCTCCGCGTCGTGGATCTGCTCGCGCTCCTGGTTGGTCGCGACGAAGTGCTCGCGGCGGTCCTCGATCCACTTCACGGGCCGCCCGAGGCGCATCGCGGCGAACGGAACGAGGATCTCCTCCGGATAGAACATCATGACCTTCGCGCCGAAGCCGCCGCCGACGTCGGGCGCGATGACCCGGACAGACTCCTGCAAGAGTCCGAACATCCGCGCGAGCCCGTTGCGGATCGGAATCGGCGCCTGCGTGCTGTCCCAGACGTCCAGCCGGCCGGTGCGCGCGTCCCAGGCGGCGACGACTCCGCGCGTCTCGATCGGGGAGGCGGTGCCGCGATCGAGGATGAGCCGCTCCGCGAACCGGTGCGGGGCGCCGGCGAGCGCCGCCTCCACATCGCCGACGCGCTGCGTGTAGCGGGCGCAGACGTTCGACTCCATGTCCTCGTGCACGCGCGGCGCCCCGGGGGCGGTCGCCGCGTCGAGCGTCGCGACGGCCGGCAGCGGCTCGTAGTCCACCTCGATCAGGTCGAGCGCGTCTTCCGCCGCGTAACGGCTCTCCGCCACGACGAACGCGACGGCCTCGCCCGCGTGCCGGACCGTGTGGGGCGCGAGCGCGTACTGAGTCTTGTGGTGGGTAAGCGCCGGGTGCGGGATCAGCTTCGGCAGCGGGCCGTTCACGGGACCGAGGTCCGCGGCCGTGTACACGGCGAGCACGCCCGGCGCCTGCCGCGCCCGCCGGACGTCGACGCGGCGGAGGCGGGCGTGCGCGTGCGGACTGCGGAGCACCGCGCCGTGCGCGAGGCCGTGGATCTGCACGTCGTCGACGAAGAGGCCGCGTCCGGTCAACAGGCGGGGGTCTTCGTTGCGCGGGATGCGCGCGCCGACGTAGCGCGTGCTCATACGGGTCGCAGACTCATAGGGGAGTCTGCCTTCGATGACTTCGGAGGTGATTCCTATAGTGAAGCGAACTTGGCGGCGTGAACGCGAAGACGCCGCGCCGTCTGCACTTCCTGTACCTGCTTCGCTGCGGGGACCGCACGTATTATATCGGATACACGACCGACCCCGCGCGGCGGCTGGCCGCGCATCGCGCGGGCCGCGGCGCCCGCTACACGCGCGGCCGCGGGCCGGTGCGCCTCGTGGCGCTGTGGCGCGTGGCGACGCTGGGAGCCGCGCTCCGGCTGGAGCGCCGGTTGAAGCGACTCCCGCGCGCGATCAAGCACCGGCTGGCGCAGGGTTTTGTTCCCGACGGCCTGCGGGGCGTGCTGCGGCCCGCCGCTGTGGAGCGCCGCGTGGCCGCGCGGGTCCGGCCGGCGCGATGACGTACTTCGCGGTGTTCCGGCAGCCGGGTCCGGCCTGGGATCCTTCGCGTCCGATGCGCGGGCAGGATCGTTGGGACGCGCACGCCGCGTTCATGGATGGGTTGGCCAAAGAGGGGTTCATTGTCCTCGGCGGGCCGCTCGGCGACGGCTCGGAATTCCTGATGGTCGTCAACGCGGAGAACGAAGCGGTGATCGAAGCGCGTTTCGCCGAGGATCCGTGGGTGCCGATGCGCCTCTTGCGCATCGACCGGATCGAGCCCTGGCAGATTCTTCTCGGCCGTCTGCCCGCGCCGGCCGCACAGGGAGACGAGGGGTGACGCGCCGGGCCGCGAAGCGGCGGCGCTCCCCGGCCGCGTCTCGACGCGCGGCGGGCACCGGTCTCGCCGAGCTGCTCCCGGCGGTGTGGCGCCAGATCTTCGTCGACGGGCTCGCGGAGGTGTCGATCGGCCGGCGTCGCCTCCCGGTCGGCTTCACGACGGCGAAGCACCTCCGTACGGTCGAGGTCCCGTACCGCCGCCACCGCTTGTTCGGAATCGAGCAGAACCCGCGGACGTCGTCCCGTTGGGCGAAGCTGGCGCGGCAGGGAAAGCGGATCATGCAGTTCAACGCGGGCGGCCGCTACGTCGCGAACGTCTGTGAGGGAAAACTCTACCGCTATCCGGCGTGGCGCGCGATGAAGCTGCCCGCCTAGCCGGTCTCCGCCGCCGCGGTTACGCGCGCGGGAAGCGGCTCAACGCCGCCCGCAAGGCCGGCGTCGTGACGATGCCGCTCGCGATCTCGCGGCCGTCGACCGCCACGACGGGAATCCGGTACCGGTAGCGCGCAAACAGGTCGGCATTCTCGGTGATGTCCACGTGCTCGACCCGGTAGGCAAATTCCGCGCGGAGGCGCTCGAGAATCGCGGTCGCCTTGTCGCAGAGCGTGCAATCCGGTTTGCCATAGACGATCACCGTGGCGGGGCCTCGACGTGCACCCTCGCGCGGAACGTCGGAGGCGGCGCCCCCTGACGGGGATCTTCGGCCGGGCGCGCCGTTTGGCTCCATGCCGGATGCTTCCGCACGGCGGCCCCGGGAGGCCTGCCCGGCGGGGCCGGTCTGGTGAGGGCCTCCACCCGTAAACTGTTGACTTTTCTCCGTTCGGGCCGGAGCCAGCACCGGCCCGTTTTCGTTCAGACCAACTCCGGGAATACCGCCGACCGGACCGATGTCTTCACGGTCGTGGCGGGGCCGTAGGGGCGGCGGCCCCCGTCGTGAGGCCGGCGGTTTCCGATCCCAGCTTGTCGATCACCCGGTGCAGGCGCGCCGCGGCATCCTCGGCGATGGGCCGGAGAGCCTCGTTTCCGACCAAACCGAGGGCCGGAATGGGATCCATGACCGACACGACCGAACGTTCCCCGTCTTCATAGACGATGATATTGCACGGTAGAATGAGGCCGATCTCGCGTTCCGCCTGAAGGGCGCGGTGCGCCAGCGGCGGGTTGCAGGCGCCGAGGATCACATACCTCCGGAACTCGACGCCGAGCTTTTCTTTGAGCGTTTTCTGCACGTCGATCTGGGTGAGCACGCCGAATCCTTCGTCCTTCAGCAGCGCAACCGTACGCGTCACGGCCTCGGGGTACGCGAGGCCGACGTTCGTCCCAAATCCGTACCGCGTCTGCACGGCCATGCAAGTCACCTCGGGGTATGTCGTCGCGTGACCGCATTGTCGTCCTGCGGCGCGGGCGGGCGCAATCGGGCCCGCGCAGGACGGCGGATCGGGTCCGGAGCCGACGGCGGGGGGACGAAGGTCGGCCCCCGCAACGTTATGTTATGATGAGCCGGTAATTTTTGTGGCGGAGGGCGCGCGTGGCACAAGCGGTACGGTACCCGGAGGGTTTCGGGGGCATCCCCCAGATCGTCGAGATCCTGGCCCGGCAGGGCTATATCGCCGACCGGGAACTCGCGACGTCGGTGCACCTCAGCGTGGTGCTCCACAAGCCGCTCTTGATCGAGGGCGCGGCCGGGGTCGGCAAGACCGAGGTCGCCAAGGTCATGGCGCAGGCGATCGGCACGGATCTCATCCGTCTGCAGTGCTATGAGGGGCTCGACGTCCACACCGCGCTCTACGAGTGGAACTACCAGCGGCAGATGCTGCGGATCAAACTCGAAGAGGCGACCGGCCGTCCGGTTGAGGAAAAAGAGTCGCTGATCTTCAGCGAGCCGTTTCTGCTGAAGCGGCCGCTGCTGCAGGCGATCACCGCGGAGCACGCGCCGGTGCTGCTGATCGACGAGGTGGACCGCGCGGACGAGGAGTTCGAGGCGTTCCTTCTCGAGGTGCTCTCCGACTTCCAGGTCAGCATCCCGGAGATCGGTACGATTCGCGCCCGGCAGGTGCCGTTCGTCGTGTTGACCAGCAACCGCACCCGCGAGCTCAGCGACGCGCTGCGCCGGCGCTGTCTCTACCTTTGGATGGACTATCCGAACTTCGACAAAGAGCTGCGGATCGTGCACGAGCGCGTCCCGGACATCGACGAGCGCTTGGCCCGGCAGATCTGCGGCTTCATGCAACTGGTGCGCCAGGCGCCGCTCGACAAGATTCCGGGCGTCGCGGAGACGCTCGACTGGAGCGCGGCGCTCATGGCACTGCACCGCGACCACCTCGATCCGCAGGCGATCACGGAGACCCTCGGCTGCCTGTGCAAGGATCAAGAGGACCTCGTCCGCGTGAAGAGCCAGTTTCTGCGTCCGATCCTCGACGCGGTGGAGTCCGTGGAGGCGAGCGGCGATGGATGGACGCCCGAGCGAACCGCCTCGCTCGCAGCCCAGCTTCCTCAGCGCTGATCCCGGGCGGCCCGCGCCGCTTCGTTCCCCGGGCGGTGACGAGGGCGCCGAGGGCGCGGTGAAGTGGACGCGTCCGGGGAGCCTCGCCGCGAACCTGACGCTGTTCGGTCGGCGGCTGCGCGGGCGCGGTCTGCTCGTCGGTCCGGCCGAGACCGGGCTTGCCCTCACCGCGCTCGAGACGATTAACCTCGCCGACCGCGATGCGGTGCGCCTCG
This window harbors:
- the cutA gene encoding aerobic carbon-monoxide dehydrogenase large subunit — encoded protein: MSTRYVGARIPRNEDPRLLTGRGLFVDDVQIHGLAHGAVLRSPHAHARLRRVDVRRARQAPGVLAVYTAADLGPVNGPLPKLIPHPALTHHKTQYALAPHTVRHAGEAVAFVVAESRYAAEDALDLIEVDYEPLPAVATLDAATAPGAPRVHEDMESNVCARYTQRVGDVEAALAGAPHRFAERLILDRGTASPIETRGVVAAWDARTGRLDVWDSTQAPIPIRNGLARMFGLLQESVRVIAPDVGGGFGAKVMMFYPEEILVPFAAMRLGRPVKWIEDRREHFVATNQEREQIHDAEIAVDADGRILAVRTVFLYDAGAYNPYGLIVPIVAGTTLPGPYRLPAYHCEFQAVFTNKTSVSPYRGAGRPHGVFVMERLLDRVARELGIDRADVRRRNLIPPDAFPYDVGLIYQDQAPLRYDSGNYPACLERALEMIDYAGWPARQRALRAEGRYAGLGIGCYVEGTGIGPYEGARVTVEPSGRVAVATGVGTQGQGHATSFAQLAADALGVHPRDVIVHTGDTGLFGWGTGTFASRAATVAGNAVALAANAVREKAQLVAAGILEAPAAEIELANGAAFVRGVPARAVPLGDVALAANPLRFAMPAEWDGPGLEAIRYFAPPQGTFANGVHACIVEADPETGTLVFHRYVVVHDCGRVINPTVLEGQIHGGVAQGLGGAFWEQLVYDEQAQPLSTTFMDYLLPTAADLPPIDVDHLETPSPLNPLGVKGAGEAGVIPVPAVLAQALDDALAPLGVHVTAMPLNPSRLYQMITEARRSR
- a CDS encoding glutaredoxin family protein; this translates as MIVYGKPDCTLCDKATAILERLRAEFAYRVEHVDITENADLFARYRYRIPVVAVDGREIASGIVTTPALRAALSRFPRA
- a CDS encoding MoxR family ATPase, whose amino-acid sequence is MAQAVRYPEGFGGIPQIVEILARQGYIADRELATSVHLSVVLHKPLLIEGAAGVGKTEVAKVMAQAIGTDLIRLQCYEGLDVHTALYEWNYQRQMLRIKLEEATGRPVEEKESLIFSEPFLLKRPLLQAITAEHAPVLLIDEVDRADEEFEAFLLEVLSDFQVSIPEIGTIRARQVPFVVLTSNRTRELSDALRRRCLYLWMDYPNFDKELRIVHERVPDIDERLARQICGFMQLVRQAPLDKIPGVAETLDWSAALMALHRDHLDPQAITETLGCLCKDQEDLVRVKSQFLRPILDAVESVEASGDGWTPERTASLAAQLPQR
- a CDS encoding xanthine dehydrogenase family protein subunit M, with protein sequence MKPAAFEYHAPRTIEEAVGLLAAHGDDAKVLAGGQSLVPLMNMRLARPRVIVDVNRVRGLDGLREARGVLKIGALVRQRAAERSPLVASRCPLLRDALGWVGHPQIRNRGTIGGSVAHADPAAEIPAVLAALGGEVTVRGPKGARTIRAADLFVTYLTTSIDARELLTEVRVPALPRGAGWSWMEIARRHGDFALAGVGVVLALRGGVITEARIGLTGVGPAPVRADAAERLLTGSRPSEDLWQHAADAVRSAIEPDGDLHASADYRRHVAGVLTVRALREALGRADAPPGVRRAPKTRGGSAA
- a CDS encoding GIY-YIG nuclease family protein; this encodes MNAKTPRRLHFLYLLRCGDRTYYIGYTTDPARRLAAHRAGRGARYTRGRGPVRLVALWRVATLGAALRLERRLKRLPRAIKHRLAQGFVPDGLRGVLRPAAVERRVAARVRPAR
- a CDS encoding carbon monoxide dehydrogenase subunit G gives rise to the protein MKLDGTNTLPAPVETVWNTINDPEALRRCTPGLKELTPDGPDKYKATLSIGIAAVKGTYAGTLTITDKQAPKHYKIVLEGSGGAGFMRGEGTVDLEPQGNETLLRWVGDIQVGGLIAGVGQRMLSGVGKMLIGQFFKCLEQQFGGAAGAAPANPSASGQGDR
- a CDS encoding DUF302 domain-containing protein, which gives rise to MAVQTRYGFGTNVGLAYPEAVTRTVALLKDEGFGVLTQIDVQKTLKEKLGVEFRRYVILGACNPPLAHRALQAEREIGLILPCNIIVYEDGERSVVSVMDPIPALGLVGNEALRPIAEDAAARLHRVIDKLGSETAGLTTGAAAPTAPPRP